DNA from Candidatus Poribacteria bacterium:
ATAGAAGTCTATTACAGAATTCGGAGCACATTAACTTAACTGTATGAATCGTAATTTGCACAATGGAGTCAGCGAACTTGCTGGAGCTAGTCGTCAACGCTTGGCAGATGCGAAAGCACTTCTCAATGCCTCTCGGTGGCGAGGCGCAATGTACATGGCAGGCTACGCGGTCGAATGTCTCCTGAAAACGAAATTGATGCACATTTACAATTGCCAAAATTTGGGCGAATTAGAGGAACTACTTCAGCAACGTTCTATATTGCCCACACACCGCACAGTTTTTACGCATCAATTGGAAGATTTGCTGAGACTTACCCCAGGCTATAACCGTCTGAGACAAGATAGGAATCTCTGGCACATGTTTCAAGCAGTAAACTTATGGACTCCACAGTGGCGATATACCACTAAACAAACAACATACCAAGAAGCCGTTAGATTCTTCACCTTTATTGAAAATACTATGCATTGGATAGATACCAATCTCTAATGGAGGTCTTATATAATGGCATGCAAGATATTAAAGCAAAAAATTCATGACACACTCCAAACAGACTACTTCAGCGATACAAAAGATTTCGTTGATGTTTCTGATGGAGCCGCCGATTTCATCCACGTTGTGGTTGTCAGTCGAAAATTTAATGGATACACGATGATGGACAGAGGTGATATTATCTGGGATGAACTCTTAAAACATCTTTCAGATGAGGAATGGGGACACGTTTCTTTATTGATTGGTGCAACACCTGAAGAGGTCCAACTCTGGTAAGTAGAGGCTAACAGATGGCATCCGAAACACTAAAACAAAAAATTTACGATATTCTCAAAGCAGGCTCTTTCCCCGATCCAGACTACTTCGTTGATGTTTTCGACGATGACGACGAACACATCCGCATCCTTGTCATCAGCCGTAAGTTCGACATCTACAAATATAAACGCTCAGAACGCGAGGACAGGGTCTGGGCAGATATTGTCCAGGTGTTATCCGAGGACGAACTGGAGCATATTTCTCGTATCGTGGCTGTGAACCCCGAAGAAATTAAAATTTATACCTAACGCTATATCTACCTTCTCCTGTAGCATCTGCGTTTCCTGAACTTCGCTGGAGGTGAGAACCATGTTCATAAAGACAGTCAAAGCCAGCCTTCGATTTCTCGAAATTCTGTTTGTTAGGATTTTGGCGGGAGTGGTAGTGGGGCACTTGTGGGTTGTCGCTGTGGCACTTATTTTTCATCACACAGGGGAGAATGTCGTATCTCGGCACGCGGAAATAGGTCCTCATCACGGTCTTTATGACTACTTTGATTCAAGATACGACATAGGCCCTATTTTTCGTATTGTCGCTTGGGTCGCATGTATAGGAAACTTGGGGTGTATGTTTCTTGGTATTCTCTGGGGTTTTTCTCAAGGGAGATTGGATTTGCGGAGGTGGATAAGGAAGCGGTATGCTTAAACAGCAGTACTATCTTTGAAAGGAAGTTATGAATCATATTGAATTTTATCAAGCGAAATTAAACCACGAAACGGATTCTTGGGATCTTTATGAAGCACTCAATAACGGGGAACCTATCGTTGTTATAGATGCCCGTTCCGCAGAGGCTTACGCACTTGAACACATACCGACATCAATAAATATCCCGCATCGAACAATGTCTGAGGCAACCACAAGCGAACTCGATAAATCAAAATTATATGTGACCTACTGTGATGGTATCGGCTGTAATGCCT
Protein-coding regions in this window:
- a CDS encoding rhodanese-like domain-containing protein, producing MNHIEFYQAKLNHETDSWDLYEALNNGEPIVVIDARSAEAYALEHIPTSINIPHRTMSEATTSELDKSKLYVTYCDGIGCNASTKGALNMAKLGFQVKELMGGLDWWKRDGYETKGKQGVPGTEVVCGC